One genomic region from Sphingomonas paeninsulae encodes:
- a CDS encoding 3-phosphoshikimate 1-carboxyvinyltransferase, producing MQNSLTIFPPTAPLRGRINPPGSKSITNRALLLAALATGRSTLTGALKSDDTRHMVNALRLMGVRVDEPNATSFTVISSGQLQAPEQPLFLGNAGTATRFLTAIVGLADGVVVVNGDEHMQKRPIAHLVDALNALGISASAPTNCPPVTVLGTGSFDGNTVTVDGGLSSQYVSALIMLAACGKQAVRVSLKGDAIGARGYIDLTSATMRHFGAQVEVDGTSAWIVQQGGYRAADLRIEPDASAATYLWAAQVLTGGDIDIGTAADAFTQPDAKAHAIIGRFPHFPAEMDGAQMQDAVPTLAVLAAFGAAPVRFTGIANLRVKECDRVTALATELSRLAPGLAVEDGDDLVITPMPLECFRPARIETYSDHRIAMSLALAGLRVPGITILDPDCVNKTYPNYWNDLAALGVSIRFEI from the coding sequence ATGCAAAATTCGCTGACCATTTTTCCGCCAACCGCCCCATTACGTGGCCGAATTAATCCGCCCGGTTCTAAATCCATTACCAATCGAGCACTGTTATTGGCTGCGCTTGCCACAGGCAGGAGCACCCTGACCGGTGCCCTGAAGAGCGATGACACGCGGCATATGGTCAATGCTCTGCGATTGATGGGGGTGCGGGTTGATGAGCCGAATGCGACCAGTTTCACCGTTATCAGCAGCGGACAGTTGCAGGCTCCAGAACAACCATTGTTTCTTGGGAATGCGGGGACTGCCACACGGTTTCTGACTGCGATTGTCGGTTTGGCTGATGGCGTGGTGGTCGTCAATGGCGACGAACATATGCAGAAACGACCGATTGCGCATCTGGTCGATGCGTTGAATGCACTTGGTATATCCGCGAGCGCCCCAACGAACTGTCCACCGGTTACTGTCCTTGGAACGGGCAGTTTCGATGGCAATACAGTAACCGTGGATGGTGGGCTGTCGAGCCAGTATGTTTCGGCCCTGATTATGTTGGCGGCTTGTGGCAAACAAGCAGTGCGCGTCAGCCTGAAAGGTGATGCGATTGGTGCGCGAGGATACATTGACCTGACATCGGCGACGATGCGGCATTTTGGTGCCCAGGTCGAAGTTGACGGGACGTCCGCGTGGATCGTGCAACAGGGTGGGTATCGGGCCGCAGACTTGCGGATCGAACCCGATGCCTCGGCGGCGACATATCTTTGGGCAGCGCAGGTGCTGACTGGCGGCGATATCGATATCGGAACTGCGGCTGACGCCTTCACCCAGCCTGATGCGAAGGCTCACGCGATCATCGGTCGGTTTCCGCATTTTCCGGCGGAGATGGACGGGGCGCAGATGCAGGACGCTGTTCCAACTCTGGCGGTTCTTGCGGCGTTCGGTGCTGCGCCAGTGCGGTTTACAGGGATAGCGAACTTGCGCGTTAAGGAGTGCGACCGCGTTACCGCGCTAGCGACCGAACTGTCGCGTCTCGCGCCGGGACTTGCGGTCGAAGACGGCGACGATCTGGTGATTACGCCGATGCCGCTTGAGTGTTTCCGGCCTGCACGAATCGAGACTTATTCGGATCATCGAATTGCGATGAGCCTAGCGTTGGCCGGGTTGCGGGTGCCGGGCATAACTATTCTCGACCCGGATTGCGTGAATAAAACTTACCCGAATTACTGGAACGATCTGGCGGCGCTGGGTGTGTCGATCAGGTTCGAGATTTAG
- a CDS encoding AMP nucleosidase, producing the protein MTAQTGRALVEELDQIFNAATTRLRDAIQAYVLNGTRPDPASRTDGSFAYPEIRLQYAGEANGDVPLRSFGRLTQPGYYATSITRPRLFADYLTEQLDLLIADYDVTVEVGPGRQEIPFPYVLDADMDLDQVSATDLSRWFPTTELAHIGDEIADGVFDAGLEGPRPLALFDGLRTDFSLARLRHYTGTPPEDVQRYVLFTNYHRYVDEFARWAIEQLKGDGPYTHLSGAGGVVVTRDTPDPEAAITDSAWRRHQMPAWHLCAPDRSGITLVNIGVGPSNAKTITDHMAVMRPEAWLMIGHCGGLRPSQRIGDYVLAHAYLRDDHVLDDVLPPEIPVPAIAEVQQALARAAETVSGESGEILKRRLRTGTIVTTDDRNWELMYSKSALRFSQSRAVGIDMESATIAAQGYRFRVPYGTLLCVSDKPLHGELKLPGQANRFYERAINEHMRIGIEACNELRREGPKLHSRKLRAFNEPPFR; encoded by the coding sequence ATGACAGCCCAAACAGGACGCGCACTGGTCGAGGAACTCGATCAAATTTTCAACGCCGCCACGACCCGGCTCCGCGACGCGATACAGGCCTATGTGCTGAACGGCACGCGCCCCGACCCCGCCTCACGTACCGACGGCAGCTTCGCTTACCCCGAAATCCGCCTGCAATATGCTGGCGAAGCGAACGGCGACGTTCCTCTCCGCTCATTCGGGCGTCTGACCCAGCCAGGCTATTATGCGACGAGCATCACCCGCCCGCGCTTGTTTGCCGACTACCTCACCGAGCAACTGGACCTGTTGATTGCAGATTATGATGTCACTGTAGAGGTTGGTCCGGGGAGGCAGGAAATACCCTTCCCCTATGTCCTCGATGCAGACATGGATCTCGATCAGGTCAGCGCAACCGATCTGTCGCGCTGGTTCCCGACCACCGAGCTTGCCCATATCGGCGATGAGATTGCCGATGGAGTGTTCGATGCCGGACTGGAAGGCCCACGACCGCTTGCACTATTCGACGGCCTCCGCACCGATTTCTCGCTCGCTCGCCTGCGCCACTATACCGGCACTCCTCCCGAAGACGTCCAGCGCTATGTTCTGTTCACCAACTACCACCGCTACGTCGATGAATTCGCGCGTTGGGCGATAGAGCAGTTAAAGGGCGACGGACCCTATACGCATTTGTCGGGAGCTGGCGGCGTTGTCGTGACGCGCGACACTCCCGATCCCGAAGCAGCAATCACCGATAGCGCATGGCGTCGCCACCAGATGCCGGCTTGGCACTTGTGCGCGCCCGACCGCAGCGGCATCACGCTGGTCAACATCGGCGTTGGTCCATCGAATGCCAAGACTATCACCGACCATATGGCCGTCATGCGTCCCGAAGCATGGCTGATGATCGGGCATTGCGGCGGTCTGCGTCCCAGCCAGCGCATCGGTGACTATGTACTCGCCCATGCCTATCTGCGCGACGATCATGTGCTGGATGATGTCCTGCCGCCCGAGATTCCGGTGCCCGCCATCGCCGAAGTCCAGCAAGCCCTCGCCCGTGCGGCCGAAACGGTTTCCGGTGAAAGCGGCGAAATCCTGAAACGCCGGCTCCGCACCGGCACCATCGTTACCACCGACGACCGCAACTGGGAGTTGATGTATTCCAAAAGCGCCCTGCGCTTCTCGCAATCCCGCGCCGTCGGCATCGATATGGAATCCGCCACCATCGCAGCGCAAGGCTACCGTTTCCGCGTGCCCTACGGCACGTTGCTATGTGTGTCGGACAAGCCTTTGCACGGCGAACTGAAACTTCCCGGCCAGGCCAACCGATTTTACGAACGCGCGATCAACGAACATATGCGGATCGGGATCGAAGCCTGTAACGAACTTCGCCGCGAGGGACCGAAACTACATTCGCGTAAGCTCAGGGCGTTTAACGAGCCGCCGTTTAGATAG
- a CDS encoding peroxiredoxin: protein MTISIGDKIPSGNLIKVTEAGPEPVSTDSFFAGRKIALFSVPGAFTPTCSAKHLPGFVEKSAALKAKGIDEVACTAVNDAFVMSAWGKAQGVDGKVTMLADGNGDFVKSLGLEMDGTKFGMGSRGQRFSIVVNDGVVEQLNVEAGGEFRVSAAEFMLEQL, encoded by the coding sequence ATGACCATTTCGATCGGCGACAAGATTCCATCGGGCAATCTGATCAAAGTCACCGAAGCCGGCCCTGAGCCTGTTTCAACCGACAGCTTTTTTGCCGGCCGCAAAATCGCGCTATTTTCGGTTCCCGGTGCATTCACCCCCACTTGTTCGGCCAAGCACCTTCCCGGCTTCGTCGAGAAATCTGCCGCGCTGAAAGCCAAGGGCATCGATGAAGTTGCCTGCACCGCAGTCAACGATGCTTTCGTGATGAGCGCCTGGGGCAAAGCACAGGGCGTTGACGGCAAAGTGACGATGCTGGCCGACGGTAACGGCGATTTCGTGAAATCGCTGGGTCTGGAAATGGACGGTACCAAGTTCGGCATGGGATCGCGCGGACAGCGGTTCTCCATCGTCGTAAACGATGGTGTCGTCGAACAGCTAAATGTCGAAGCAGGCGGCGAATTTCGCGTCAGCGCGGCGGAATTCATGCTCGAACAACTGTAA
- the ahcY gene encoding adenosylhomocysteinase: MATAVSNNDTHDYVIADIGLAEFGRREIDIAETEMPGLMALRAEFGQSKPLKGARIVGSLHMTIQTAVLIETLTALGAEVRWATCNIFSTQDHAAAAIAASGVPVFAIKGESLSDYWDYVGRIFDWGDITSNIILDDGGDATMFALWGAKLEAGQTFGEPENEEEVEFQRALKAFVAARPGYLTETVKALKGVSEETTTGVHRLYEIAKKGELPFPAINVNDSVTKSKFDNLYGCKESLVDAIRRATDVMLAGKVACVAGFGDVGKGSAQSLRNGGARVMVTEVDPICALQAAMEGFEVVTMEEAVTRADIFVTATGNADVITADHMRAMKPMAIVSNIGHFDSEIQIAALSNYKWTEVKPGTDLVEFPDGKQIIVLAKGRLVNLGCATGHPSFVMSASFTNQVLAQIELWTNQSNYKNEVYVLPKHLDEKVAALHLEKLGVKMTKLTPKQAGYIGVSVDGPFKPDHYRY, translated from the coding sequence GTGGCGACCGCAGTTTCGAACAACGACACCCATGATTATGTGATTGCAGACATCGGTCTGGCCGAATTCGGTCGCCGCGAGATCGATATTGCCGAAACCGAAATGCCGGGCCTGATGGCTTTGCGCGCAGAGTTCGGTCAGTCCAAGCCGCTGAAGGGCGCGCGGATCGTCGGGTCGCTGCACATGACGATCCAGACAGCCGTGCTGATCGAAACGCTGACCGCGCTGGGTGCCGAAGTCCGCTGGGCAACGTGCAACATTTTCTCGACGCAGGACCATGCCGCAGCCGCGATTGCCGCTTCGGGCGTTCCCGTGTTCGCGATCAAGGGTGAAAGCCTGTCGGACTATTGGGACTATGTCGGTCGCATTTTCGATTGGGGCGATATCACGTCGAACATCATCCTCGACGATGGTGGCGATGCGACGATGTTCGCGCTTTGGGGTGCCAAGCTCGAAGCCGGTCAGACTTTCGGCGAGCCAGAAAATGAAGAAGAAGTCGAATTCCAGCGCGCGCTGAAGGCATTCGTTGCCGCGCGTCCCGGCTATCTGACCGAGACCGTCAAAGCCCTGAAGGGCGTTTCGGAAGAAACCACGACCGGCGTTCATCGCCTGTATGAAATCGCGAAGAAGGGCGAACTGCCTTTCCCAGCAATCAACGTGAACGACAGTGTCACCAAGTCGAAGTTCGACAATCTGTACGGCTGCAAAGAGTCGCTGGTCGATGCGATCCGTCGCGCGACCGACGTCATGCTGGCCGGTAAGGTTGCCTGCGTCGCCGGTTTCGGCGATGTCGGTAAGGGTTCAGCCCAGTCGCTCCGCAATGGCGGCGCGCGCGTTATGGTCACCGAAGTCGATCCGATCTGCGCATTGCAGGCCGCGATGGAAGGTTTCGAAGTCGTCACGATGGAAGAGGCCGTAACCCGCGCCGATATCTTCGTGACCGCAACGGGCAATGCCGACGTCATCACCGCCGACCATATGCGGGCGATGAAGCCGATGGCGATCGTTTCGAACATCGGCCATTTCGACAGCGAAATTCAGATCGCTGCGCTGTCCAACTATAAGTGGACCGAAGTGAAGCCAGGTACCGATCTGGTTGAGTTCCCCGATGGCAAGCAGATCATCGTTCTCGCCAAGGGTCGTCTGGTTAACCTCGGTTGCGCAACGGGCCATCCTTCGTTCGTCATGTCGGCAAGCTTTACCAATCAGGTTCTGGCGCAGATCGAACTTTGGACGAACCAGTCCAACTACAAGAACGAAGTCTATGTTCTGCCCAAGCATCTGGATGAGAAGGTTGCCGCGCTCCACCTTGAAAAGCTGGGCGTGAAAATGACGAAACTGACACCGAAACAGGCCGGTTATATCGGTGTTTCGGTCGATGGTCCGTTCAAGCCCGATCATTATCGCTACTGA
- a CDS encoding sensor histidine kinase: MLTLTTGKAAIAGIIIALWTIAAVWAVVTGLLMRRRAGDAAAEAGRLSQLLGASPSVPMLIRIDGRVEAPDKLGDWLGLGRVPNFVVDFAGTGNGLTDEDATALAKDVTAAQKSAKPFVRSMRPQESSRTLLMRGARAPAAIGGGVLVWVYDATESQVEIGKLGGEVARLTRAFDALTQLIEAAPIPMWHRGPDLRLTLVNRAYVEAVDAASAEDAVARGLELVEIAGGVGPIAAASAARDAGEVRSRIVPATIAGQRRSVRIVDVPLGDAGVAGYALDNDDLERANGAFRRFADAQRDTLDRLSAGVAQFGADRSLTFCNMPFQRMFALKPEWVADRPEFDRVLERMREAGRVPEVRDFPGWKAERREWFTSADGATEEAWLLAGGLHLRVVAQPLPDGGLLLIFEDRTEQVQLASARDTLLRVREATFDNLFEAIGVFAGDGRLHVWNNKFREVWGFDEALLASHPRVDTLAEAAAPSLSSPQRASLIRDLVRTATIERKARSGRVALKDGRHFEFAAVPLPDGNALFTMLDITDSRRIERALRDRTDALEAADKVKSAFVANMSYELRTPLTSIGGFAEMLSQGYAGTLSDQAGDYVKAILESVAKLGLLVDDVLQMTQSDAKLIAVDRETVDLVQLLDAVAVEHEAAIADKNQELVRDFSTDTGRVAGDAKPLRDAIGLLLAGAIADTPAEGRILIHASGTSEGALLVVSDNGPGSGSDPAMLTRVRSLVGAAGGRVTAMAEPGEGTAVQITLTR; this comes from the coding sequence ATGCTGACGCTCACGACCGGCAAAGCCGCGATCGCGGGCATCATTATTGCGTTGTGGACGATTGCCGCCGTGTGGGCCGTTGTTACCGGCCTGCTGATGCGGCGACGCGCAGGCGATGCTGCGGCCGAAGCCGGGCGATTAAGCCAGTTGCTGGGTGCGTCTCCGTCCGTTCCCATGCTGATCCGTATCGACGGCCGGGTCGAAGCTCCTGACAAGCTTGGTGACTGGCTTGGCCTTGGTCGGGTGCCCAATTTCGTGGTTGATTTCGCAGGCACCGGTAACGGACTGACCGACGAAGACGCCACCGCGCTGGCAAAAGACGTCACCGCTGCCCAAAAAAGCGCAAAACCGTTCGTGCGCTCGATGCGTCCGCAGGAATCGAGCCGAACACTGTTGATGCGCGGTGCCCGAGCCCCCGCGGCGATTGGCGGCGGCGTGCTGGTCTGGGTTTATGATGCCACCGAAAGCCAGGTCGAGATCGGAAAACTGGGCGGTGAAGTCGCGCGCCTGACCCGAGCGTTCGACGCCCTGACACAGTTGATCGAAGCGGCCCCTATCCCGATGTGGCATCGCGGCCCCGACCTGCGTCTGACGCTGGTTAACCGGGCGTATGTCGAGGCGGTCGATGCCGCCAGCGCCGAAGATGCCGTTGCGCGCGGTCTGGAACTTGTTGAGATAGCAGGCGGCGTTGGGCCGATCGCCGCAGCATCTGCCGCGCGTGATGCGGGGGAGGTCCGGTCACGGATCGTACCAGCCACCATCGCCGGACAGCGTCGGTCGGTGCGGATTGTGGACGTGCCACTCGGTGACGCAGGAGTCGCAGGTTATGCGTTGGACAATGACGATCTGGAACGCGCCAATGGTGCGTTTCGCCGGTTTGCAGATGCTCAACGCGATACGCTGGACCGATTATCGGCAGGAGTCGCACAGTTCGGAGCCGACCGCAGCCTGACGTTCTGCAACATGCCGTTCCAGCGGATGTTTGCACTGAAACCCGAATGGGTGGCCGACCGTCCAGAATTCGATCGCGTGCTTGAAAGAATGCGCGAAGCTGGACGCGTTCCCGAAGTACGCGACTTTCCGGGCTGGAAGGCGGAACGACGCGAATGGTTCACGAGCGCCGACGGTGCGACCGAAGAGGCATGGTTGCTGGCGGGTGGATTGCACCTGCGCGTCGTCGCCCAGCCATTGCCCGATGGCGGCTTGCTGCTGATATTCGAGGATCGTACCGAACAGGTCCAGCTTGCCAGTGCACGCGACACGTTGCTCCGGGTGCGTGAAGCAACCTTCGACAATCTGTTCGAGGCAATCGGCGTATTCGCGGGCGACGGTCGGCTCCATGTCTGGAACAACAAGTTCCGTGAGGTATGGGGTTTTGACGAAGCGCTGCTGGCTTCACATCCGCGCGTCGATACTCTGGCAGAGGCGGCCGCGCCGAGCTTGTCGAGCCCGCAGCGTGCATCGCTTATCCGTGATCTGGTGCGCACCGCGACCATAGAACGCAAGGCGCGGAGCGGACGGGTCGCGTTGAAAGACGGTCGCCATTTCGAATTCGCGGCGGTGCCTTTGCCCGATGGCAATGCACTCTTCACGATGTTGGACATTACCGACAGTCGCCGGATCGAACGTGCGCTGCGTGATCGGACCGATGCGCTGGAAGCCGCCGACAAGGTCAAGTCGGCGTTCGTTGCGAACATGAGCTATGAATTGCGTACGCCATTGACGTCGATCGGCGGGTTCGCGGAAATGTTGTCGCAAGGATATGCCGGGACGTTGAGCGATCAGGCGGGTGACTATGTGAAAGCCATATTGGAATCGGTGGCAAAACTGGGGCTGTTGGTCGACGACGTGCTGCAAATGACCCAAAGTGACGCCAAGTTGATTGCCGTCGATCGTGAGACAGTCGATCTCGTCCAGTTGCTAGATGCCGTTGCCGTTGAGCATGAGGCAGCGATTGCAGATAAAAATCAGGAACTGGTTCGTGACTTTAGTACCGATACGGGTCGTGTAGCCGGCGATGCAAAACCGTTGAGGGATGCGATCGGGCTGCTACTCGCCGGGGCGATTGCGGACACGCCGGCGGAAGGTCGAATCCTGATTCATGCAAGCGGAACTTCGGAGGGTGCTTTGCTGGTCGTTTCCGACAATGGTCCTGGCTCCGGTTCAGATCCGGCCATGTTGACGCGTGTCCGTTCACTGGTCGGGGCGGCTGGGGGCCGGGTCACGGCCATGGCCGAGCCGGGTGAAGGCACCGCCGTCCAGATTACACTGACGCGCTGA
- the tsaE gene encoding tRNA (adenosine(37)-N6)-threonylcarbamoyltransferase complex ATPase subunit type 1 TsaE, with amino-acid sequence MWLADEAATENAGRLLSKVIATGDVVALSGPLGAGKTGFARGLIEGLGFEGEVPSPSFGLVIPYAFPDVRVPVWHIDLYRLDEMAEVDELGLDDAREDNALVIEWAERMGSQLWEDALLIDLAVEGTGRRLTARVPPSWKGRWPIL; translated from the coding sequence ATGTGGCTCGCTGACGAAGCTGCGACCGAGAATGCCGGGCGGCTGCTTTCGAAAGTGATAGCGACGGGTGATGTCGTCGCGCTGTCGGGGCCGCTTGGCGCTGGAAAGACGGGTTTTGCCCGTGGGTTGATCGAGGGGCTGGGGTTCGAGGGAGAAGTTCCGAGTCCAAGCTTTGGATTGGTTATCCCCTATGCCTTCCCCGACGTCCGGGTGCCGGTTTGGCATATTGATCTATATCGACTGGACGAAATGGCGGAAGTCGATGAGCTCGGCCTCGATGATGCGCGTGAGGACAATGCACTTGTCATCGAATGGGCGGAGCGGATGGGATCGCAACTGTGGGAAGACGCGCTGTTGATAGATCTGGCGGTCGAGGGAACGGGACGACGCTTGACAGCACGGGTGCCGCCGTCTTGGAAGGGGCGATGGCCGATCCTATGA